One stretch of Harmonia axyridis chromosome 1, icHarAxyr1.1, whole genome shotgun sequence DNA includes these proteins:
- the LOC123684197 gene encoding uncharacterized protein LOC123684197, whose protein sequence is MDFSDITGSVTNFVENYGWYFLLSTVVGFYLYNVHLKERIKEYMKWKSEQEYSAKYHKDPDLLERRLNAQQAYADKLQEKYNREAAEHKKNVEEKEAQKRENLLNKLQGKGGAKLGSSSKPDYNPLMGAGTSGGYRPPKKSCCKKGGGCG, encoded by the exons ATGGATTTCTCAGATATAACAGGAAGTG TAACGAATTTCGTTGAAAATTATGGTTGGTATTTTCTTCTGAGTACCGTAGTGGGATTTTACCTTTACAATGTTCATCTTAAGGAAAGAATTAAAGAGTATATGAAATGGAAATCAGAGCAGGAATACTCAGCTAAATATCATAAGG ATCCAGATCTTTTGGAGAGACGTTTGAATGCTCAACAGGCTTATGCTGACAAGTtacaagaaaaatataatagagaAGCTGCAGAGCATAAGAAGAATGTTGAAGAG AAAGAGGCTCAAAAACGAGAAAATCTTTTAAATAAACTCCAGGGAAAAGGGGGCGCTAAACTAGGATCATCTTCTAAACCTG actATAATCCCCTTATGGGAGCTGGTACTTCTGGCGGATACAGGCCACCTAAAAAAAGTTGCTGTAAAAAGGGAGGTGGTTGTGGGTAA
- the LOC123684154 gene encoding non-structural maintenance of chromosomes element 1 homolog, translating to MEHIDKSHQYLIQFLLKNGTSKLQRALQYCCKITGNEVTENELEGMINQINRVISNQHFKIIQCKCEVTEENLLVWINLKNDSLTKLQSNFTERDLEYFKAILQEILNSDLRKIMFVVCINITSTLSGNYTRENGQTALAKWINGGYFVKNSDFLHLGPRLIFEFTTFLRSRRPDCVCFLCSEISFTGRICGNCDTMFHSYCINMYMETQVTCPYCKNNWIESDIFSNNVRDSIAQNSNLNSGEDEQEEYINQPGPSYRIR from the exons ATGGAACATATTGATAAAAGCCATCAATATTTAATACAATTCTTGCTTAAAAATGGCACATCAAAATTGCAACGAGCCCTTCAATACTGTTGTAAAATAACTGGCA atgagGTAACGGAAAACGAATTAGAAGGAATGATTAATCAAATAAATAGGGTTATATCCAACCaacattttaaaataatacaatGTAAATGCGAAGTAACTGAAGAGAATTTGCTTGTTTGGATCAATTTGAAAAACGATTCTCTAACAAAGCTTCAATCGAACTTTACAGAGCGAGATTTGGAATATTTCAAAGCGATTTTGCAAGAAATATTGAACTCTGATTTAAGAAAAATCATGTTTGTAGTATGTATAAATATTACATCCACTTTATCAGGGAATTATACAAGAGAAAATGGTCAAACGGCGCTAGCAAAATGGATTAATGGAGGCTATTTTGTTAAAAACAGTGACTTTTTACACCTGGGTCCTAGATTGATATTTGAATTCACGACCTTTTTGAGATCTAGAAGACCAGATTGtgtttgttttttatgttcAGAAATATCATTTACC GGAAGAATTTGTGGTAATTGCGATACAATGTTTCATTCATATTGTATAAACATGTACATGGAGACCCAAGTTACTTGCCCATATTGTAAAAATAATTGGATAGAAAGTGATATATTTAGTAATAATGTAAGAGATAGCATAGCTCAAAATTCTAATTTGAATAGTGGTGAAGACGAGCAGGAAGAGTATATTAATCAACCAGGACCCAGTTACAGAATAAGATAA
- the LOC123684160 gene encoding proteasome subunit beta type-4 — protein MFQEAPPLWQNGPAPGSFYNFPNTTFNNLANSSDAIKHSQSPVTTATSIVALVYDKGVIIAGDLLGSYGSLARYRNCPRVMQINSNIILGAGGDYGDFQYVKALIDQKIINEECLDDGVKLKPKSLYCWLTRILYNRRSKFDPFWNNFVVGGIQDGTPFLGTVDKLGTAYEDKIICTGYGAHIVTPMLRAAMDKNPNIKKDEAKALMHKALEILFYRDARSYPKYQVATIDEIEGVQIDGPIDVAQNWQLANLIH, from the exons ATGTTTCAAGAAGCTCCTCCTTTATGGCAAAATGGTCCAGCTCCTGGAAGTTTCTATAATTTCCCAAATACAACTTTTAATAATCTAGCTAATTCTTCAGATGCTATTAAACACTCACA ATCTCCAGTAACTACAGCTACTTCAATCGTTGCTCTAGTGTATGACAAAGGAGTTATTATTGCTGGTGATCTTTTGGGTTCATATGGATCCTTAGCTCGTTACAGAAATTGTCCTCGAGTAATGCAAATTAATAGTAACATCATTTTGGGAGCTGGAGGAGATTATGGTGATTTTCAATATGTAAAGGCTTTGATTGATCAAAAGAT TATCAATGAGGAGTGCCTTGATGATGGTGTAAAGTTAAAGCCCAAATCACTCTATTGTTGGTTGACCAGAATTTTGTATAATAGACGAAGCAAATTTGATCCCTTCTGGAATAATTTTGTTGTTGGAGGAATTCAG GACGGTACTCCATTTTTGGGAACAGTTGATAAACTTGGTACAGCTTATGAAGATAAAATCATCTGTACAGGTTATGGTGCTCATATTGTCACCCCTATGCTACGAGCAGCAATGGATAAGAATCCAAATATAAAGAAAGATGAAGCTAAGGCTTTAATGCATAAAGctttagaaattttattttatagggaTGCAAGAAGTTATCCCAAATACCAAGTTGCTactattgatgaaattgaaGGTGTACAAATAGATGGTCCCATTGATGTTGCTCAGAATTGGCAATTAGCTAATCTGATTCATTGA
- the LOC123684179 gene encoding vacuolar protein sorting-associated protein 28 homolog, whose protein sequence is MSINQDNRPELYEEVKLYHNAREREKYDNMADLYAVINTLQQLEKAYIRDCVTPKEYTGACSKLLVQYKSAFRQVKEEFPNIEAFVKKYRLDCPAALERIKEDRPITIKDDKGNTSKCIADIVSLFITVMDRLRLNLKSVDELQPDLRDLADTMNRLSILPADFEGKQKVGEWLATLNSMQASDQLSDAQVRQLLFDLESSYSAFNKLLHNSS, encoded by the exons ATGTCCATCAATCAAG ATAATAGGCCAGAATTGTATGAAGAGGTGAAATTGTATCATAATGCTAGAGAAAGGGAAAA GTACGACAATATGGCTGACTTGTATGCTGTAATAAATACTTTGCAACAATTGGAAAAAGCCTATATTAGAGACTGTGTTACACCTAAAGAATATACCGGTGCTTGTAGTAAATTATTAGTACAGTATAAGTCTGCCTTCAGACAAGTAAAGGAAGAATTTCCTAATATTGAAGCTTTTGTTAAGAAATATAGA CTAGATTGTCCTGCAGCCTTAGAGAGGATTAAAGAAGATCGTCCAATAACAATTAAAGATGACAAAGGGAATACAAGCAAGTGTATTGCAGATATTGTCTCT CTGTTCATTACTGTTATGGATAGGCTTCGTTTGAATTTAAAATCTGTAGATGAACTACAACCTGATTTGAGAGATTTGGCAGATACTATGAATAGATTGAGTATTTTGCCTGCCGattttgaaggaaaacaaaAAGTGGGAGAATGGTTGGCAACTTTGAATTCTATGCAAGCGTCAGATCAATTGTCAGATGCTCAAGTGAGACAACTTTTATTTGACCTAGAAAGTTCTTACAGTGCATTTAACAAACTTCTACATAACTCTTCTTAA